Within the Phaseolus vulgaris cultivar G19833 chromosome 9, P. vulgaris v2.0, whole genome shotgun sequence genome, the region TCATATGTTAATGAATTGTGTTGGATACTGCAACATAAAAATATTGTGTAGAGCTGCATTTTGTTGGCCTTCAAACATAAAATATCATATTCAATAGGATAAGAAAGCTCTAAACATTTGTACACTACCATCATAGAAGGCTACTCCGCAATTCAACCTCTAACAGTGACActctgatattttttaaattataaaagtgATAGAAAATAGAGGAAGAAGGTGTTAACATCACATATCTTTGTTTGGCTCTCATCcaattcaattattatttttttattgatatccAACATGAATAATTCTAGTTGCTTTCCATTTTAATgttataatgttatttttttcatatcacCGAATGATTGAAAGAGACGGGCTTGGCCCATGCATGATCTTCTATGGTCTATATAACTACGTAAAAAAGCAAAAGAGATTTGTTTTAAACAAAAGAgtatacaaatttttttattattagttaaaaAACAGTGAAATTCCCGAAAATTCTTATTTCTCATTTGATAAACTTCACTTAAACTTTTGCAATTTAAATTGAACTTTAACCAAAAGTAAAAAGTTTGTTAAAAAGTATATTTACAAGAAGAaagtggagaaaaaaaaaacaggtgACTGTCGTAATAAAGTAGTTGTTGGTCTAATTGATGCACACTCACTTTTGTCATGTTGTCCACAAATTTCGAGTTTTTACTACAATCCATAATCATTTTTGTAGAACACGATTTTTCAGGTTTTACTATAACTTCCATGTAGTAGGTGAGAGGTTAAACATCACATCTAACCCAAAAAAAACCAGAGAAAGAGAATTCATGGTGAAAATAGAAGATACATTTAggcattaataatttatatgtttaCTATAGAAATGAAAACAATTGATGGATGGAAGAGAACTGTATTTGTTAATTGAACAAACTTTTTTCTTCCCATAAAAGGTTTGATTGTAATAGAATTCTTGATAGTCACACAACTGAGAAGTAGCATGTATTAGTAATGCTAAGCTTTGCAAGCACCAAATTTATGGCGTGCATTGCATTTGGGGAGGCACCCCAGAATGGTGTTACTACTACTACTAGGACTCGGTTTGTAAGTTGACAAAAACTCTGAATCCTGCTCAAGTGATTCTGTGTAGAACTCCAAAATGGAAACTATCTCATCAAAATGAGGCCTCTTATCTGGGTTGCTTGACCAGCATCTATTGATCAGATCACTAAATGCCCAAGGACACTCACATGGCAATGGTGGTCTTGCATTCTACACACACAAATAATCCATCAAATTcactttcaaattcaaaaaataaatcaaatatatttaacttttcaAATGTGAATCAACAGGACAACCTTTCATACTTATAAACCCTAGCAACCAAATAGAGTTAAGATAATTTACATAgggtttattatttatttttttaccaaaataagataattttataGACTAATTACTGAAATtggtaaaatttaaaaaattattgaaatgaatAAATTGTGTCATATTTAAGTCTGAAGTCagtataattagtttttaactAAGCTTTAGTTAATGAAGCATGACTTATCCATTtcgttaatttttaaaattgtattgacCTATGAATATATATTGCTAAGTTTCACAAGTGCCGTACGTGGACCATAGCAAAGGCAAAATAGTAGAAACATAAACCGCCTTTACTTAATGGCATGTATATTTTAAGTGTAGTTCTAGATTCAAAGAATATCTCTGAGATAGTGAAGCATGTGCAAAGACAATGAACGAGAAAAGTTAGAATGGGCATGTAGATATTTCTTGCATCCGTGATTGGTTGGAAGCAATATCagaaaaatgagagaaaaaaaaaataaagcttCTGTATCAATTAGTGATTCAATTATGTGGCACCTTGTTCTGATGTGGTGTGCATGTGACAGGGAAGCAGAGGTGGTAGCAATCATTGATTTTCATAAATAATGTTATATCTCACACTATGCCATATCTTAAATGTTGGAAAAGTAACCATCATGTACATGTCAGGCAAAATGAAGAAAACTATAATGTTATCGTAATTCAATGTTGTAAATGAGGTGCCTAGCTTATCATATCACAAACACAACCACATGCTCTGTAAAATCATAGACACAGAATAATTGTTGCCCACCACGCCAACACGTTTGAGAAAGATTTGGGACACATTAACCATCAAAATGGGGTTATATAACCAAGTGCATGCATAGAGACATGATAGTATTAAAGCAGATAATGAAAACGAACACACATGTATATGAATGCATACAACGATGGAtatgaaaaaatttaattttgacaCTGTTACAATAGTGGTCAAAAGAGATGAACATAGTGgcctaaaattataaaatgaaggGTATGAGGAACAAGATCAACTTTACATAGATAACAATCATGCATGCCCATGTTTCATCTACGTGTAAACAAATAATACAATGGCAAACTGTTCCCACTAAAAGGATCAGTAAGAAACAACTTTAGAATAATAGAGAACGAAATAGATCCTCAATAATACTATTATAATGATATATTGACAAAATCTACTTTCATGAGATGGAGTTTCGTTCCTTCTTAAGCTCTTTTCCGTGCTAGAGTTctttctaactatttttttctctcattctaGCTCACTTCACTGGATTCATATCCTTAACAGCATCCATGAAATTAACAAAATGAACAGTGTTACCAACGCATTTTCTTTCTAACATGTTCTTTTCTATGGGATGGTACTCTTGTGGGTCCAACTAGTTTGAAAACGAGACCCATCAAATGAGAAATGGAAACCACATGAATTTCAATCAATATGAAAAAATGTGTCAGGAAATACtgtttgaaattgaaagtgttttactagtatttttctttacaaatttttgttgttttcaCCTTTGACAACAGATTTGGGAAGGATTAGAAATGAAAGGCAGCAGTTTCAAGTAAGATATAAAAGTGGCACTCAAGCTAACCATATTCATTTATAAATTTAGTTATACGAATATGATTATTAGAGTCATTCAATGGTTTAATAAAGCAACCTATTATACTGCTAAGAACTAAAACAGTTGAGACACACACAAGGCAACATGTGCATACCACCAGTTTATGAGGTAAATATGCAGATTCATTATGAGACAAGTCCATGCAATGAGCACTTATTTTTCTTTGTGAAATACAATGTATGAGTCAAACAATTTGAGTAAAATCTGATGCAAACCTTGTGGGAAACTGCAAATGCTGCCTGCTCTGGTGTCATGTTGTCAAATGGAGTCTTTCCTGTCAAAAGCTCCCATAGAACTATGCCAAAACTATACACATCTACTTTCTTGGTATGATGCTTTTCTTTGATCATTTCGGGCGCCATCCAACGGTATGTTCCGGTGAAACCTTTTGCACTGCCACACTGAGATTCTAAGCATGAGATACCAAAATCTGCTACCTTTACACACATATCTTCCCCCAAGAGGAGATTCTCTGATTTGAGATCCCTATGAAGAATCCCTTGAGAATGAAGATATTGCATCCCCCGTGCAATGTCAAGGGCTAACTTCAGAACCAGTTTGTGTGGAAGTATTTCTGGTTGTTGGTGGTGCAGGAATTTTCCCAGTGAACCTCCAGCCAAATATTCAGTAATTATGCAAAACACAGGAGGTTTCTTGCAAGCAGCAATAAACTGCAAGATCAATAAAAGCAACAGCAGAAATCTTATATTTCAAACATTCTCTTCTCTTTAAAATCAGCAAATCTAAGTATTAATGACTGCTTTTATTGCTTTTTGTATTAATTAGGCCATTATCAGCTTTCAAGAGAAAGAATTCATCAGTTAAAACACTTGCCTCTCAGAGCTCCTAAAACTCAATACTTCATCAGCAACAAGAAGATTCACAAGACTCTGGAATAATTGGGGCGAGAGGGTAATTAAACGACTAGCTAAAGAAATAGCCTAAATCAAAGACGAATCTCAGCTCTTATGTTTAATTTCAACTTTTCAACAAAAATAGAACGATACACTAAGGCATTGGAAGCACTTTTGGCAGTTTTAACTTCATAAGCACAACCCTCTTGCACCACTTTTCCAACTAATCTATTTGTCAACAATGCAGAAAACTCGTATTTAATCCATTACTTCATTTTGTAGATAATTGTTTCCTTTTTGTTCTTCCTAGTTCCTTCACGAAATTCCACACATAGTTAGAATTGCAAGACAAAAACGACCTTACCACTGAACCATTGAAAAGATTAAAGGGATAAAGAAGCTATCCTCAAAGGTGAAGAATAAATGAGAATTGGACATTTAGACAAAGTATGAAGGCCAGCATCTTTCACTCAAAAGCCACGAATAAATATTCCTAATAGAATCATCTCTCGTATTCTATgccaatattaataataagacAGATACAAGAACAGAACAAGAAatcaagaaaacaaaacacacaattttttacattttggtAAAGTCGTGATATTTTGTTACGAAGAGTTAGAGATTAATCCATCAGAGTACGGACATCTCCCAGTTCATGTTCTTTCTTACACATGACCCTGGAGATCAAACTTCCGACCACATGTTTAAAAAACATGATTATCTATCAATTATATCAATCGTGTCGATACAAAACACACAGTAGAAGAGAGATAAACTTACAGTAATGATATTTGGGTGGCCTAATCGAAGTAGCAAAGAGACCTCAGAAGTGAATTGCTTCTCAAGAAAAGCAGCCAAGTCCTCATCTTCCTCCGGCTGACTAACGAGCTTAATTGCCACATCTTTTTGCTTGTAAACCCCTCTGTAGATTCTGCTGTGCCTGCCAGAAGCAAATTTGGATCCAATGAGCAACTGAGACATATCTGCACTCCATTCTTCTTCACCTTCTCCTTTTATCTCAGCCCCCGGAGACACCAGATACTTAGACCATGACACTGCGCGGTTGTACTCCCCAAGCGAAAGCCTTCTCCCCAACTTGCCACTGTTGGAAATTTGCTTGTGCCACCTCAAGTTCTTCATGTGGCTCACACCTAGCACCTCTCAAAACCATCAAAGTTCAACCTTTCGCCAAGCCTCCTGCACCCAAATGCAGATCCACTAATTGCCTAAAGGTCTAAACAAATGCACCAATTCGCAGAACACCCCCAAGTGAGGAAAAGTTCATTTTCACGGCTTAAATGGCGAGTGAGGTAActacattataattttttcgcACCATTCGGTCCCCCCTTCTCACCTACAGAAGCTGATAAACAAGAAGAAAACCAGGACCATGGGGGAAGAAGCTCACAGCCTGGGTGAAGAGAACAAAATTGAACCAGAGGTAGCGCAGAGAGAGAACGAGAGATAAGTTTTGTTGATTTCCAACTTCCAATCAAGTGCCTGCACcaaatgagagagagagagagagagaaatagtTATAGTTGGTAGTAACAAGACAAACAAAGACTGGTATATTAGTAAAGATAAAGTTGATATCTTACACATTGGAGAATTCTATTAATAGGTAATTTTGTAAATACCTTTGAGTTTTCATCTAGCCATGATAAACTCAATTTACCTCTTATTATATTGAAAGAGTAAATTTTGATGTGATAATAGAAGGCATAAACGATGTATAGAAGAGTGTTAATCTTTTGAAATTATGCttagaaagagagaaagaaagttATAGTAGGTAGTATAGTAGTTAGTGTTgtttggtgttggtgttggagaTGGATGATGTAGTTTGGGTTGGGGTGGTGAGGAGTGAAGGCATATGCAGGGAAGAGCAATGTGTTGGGTTGGGTACATTAGTCTCTTTACATTGGTATTCGTAACGTGCGAAGATCCACTTACGAGGAGACAAACCGGGTCTCTTTGACAACGACACCTACCTATTCATTTTCCCCTTTTACCCTTCTCTTTCTCCCACATTCTCCACTTTTGCCATTTCCTTTTTTACCTTTCACTCCCTCTCTTTACCCCACCCTTCTTCTCTTTCATTATGTTCTGCCACCCAACCAACCCCCACTCCCCACGCACCACGTGCTGCTTTCTACTTTCTActctcttctctcttctcttcttACACACATCACAACGAACAACTCTTTCTCTCTATTCAAACTTACTCCTAAATAATCAcatcttttctttattttataacactcttacacttctcttaaataaaataaaataacgtaTCCGTATCGAATATATATATCGGTGTCGACACTCGTAAGACACTTATCAGTGCAgtgttcaatttaaaatatatttgttggatttttaaaaattctataCGGTTCtgacacaattttaaaaggtataaatacaataattttctaaaaactcaaatttattgtataaatttttatcatgattataaaaaataaggaacaaattcttttgaacccgttatgaaaaatatcttcatgTTCCCAAAAGAATCTcaaacatacttttgcacataaatatttattttcaatttatataaatatatagattcgtCTCCCGTGTCCTAggttttagagattatacgtatcttcgtGTCCATATCCCTGTCATGTCAGTGTCCATATCTCCCTTATTTTTATACAACACTACTTCATAAATACAACCCACTTTAAGATCTCTATTTGCTTATATTGTATGTTTATTTTAGGATAGATGtaaagaagaaaaggagaatGTATTTGTATGAATAGTGAAATATTTCATCAtcatattatttacaatttttactaaatttttcttacaatttattttaatatatttcaatttaaacaaattcatttttgaaTTCAAAGACAATATAAATTATACAAGAGCTTTTTATACACTAAGCTAACTCACTTTTGTTTCAATAAGGTTCCCTTTTCCGGAGAGACCTTTTAATTCGGCTCATATGGGTTTATTTAAAGGGGTAATTAAGTTTATTCAATGATTGATTAGCTTTGAACCCAAAGTAGTGAAGATaaaagattcatcatcatcacttTAATCATTAAGCCAACACTCCTCACGTCTTTAATTATTTAACCAACACTCTTAAATTATGCattaattaattgtttacattttatataaaataatatttttattcgtCCTGCCAAAACTATTGTGCTTTTAATACTTTATTACttgttttgtttttactttgtccttaaataaattttatattttcaactgATATAAGTAATACAATTTTCAAATATGTTTTGCCAATGACGTGTTTACTTTATAAAGAAATCTTAAGCTATTGTCCTTTGACAAAAGAAATAATGTTTAACATATAGAACTAAAAGGGTAGTTAATACGTTGAAATAAAAGGTCTCGATAGATACTTTCTTTTTATAAAGAAACCATAATAAATTGATAAAGATTATGaaacaatattttctttttcataattGTCAACAATTTATAGATATTATATAGCTGTcgataatttcaatttcatgaATAGTTTAATTTTGGATGgacaattatatttaaatatttagagAAAAAGTTGTCATTTGCAATGATTCTACAGTattctaacattttttaaaaaaaaactaagtaatgatacaattttaataaaaaattacaggtattaatttcttaaaataaaatttcaaattcaaaaaatgcataaaaacacattttcaaTAGTATAAAACTATTAAGATGTGTAATTGTTATTATcttttagaagaagaaaaaagtgagGCTATAATTCCACGATGATGAGATTGTGGTGGTGGAGTTTCgactttctttttttccttttatttaaataaaaggtGAATGTGCAAAGAAATGAATGATAGGTGATACTTTGGATGCTtagaagaaattaaaagaaagaaagagattgAAATTTGTCTcgatttatgaaaattttataattataaccaattatataatattagtaattaattattaatggaCCTTTCTATCTTAGAATAAATCATGatgattaaatatatatttttttaaaattttacataaaattattttttgttcttttttaattttaaactttctcTGAATACTTATAGAAATTATTAGGATAAgtttttgtcaattttttttacataataaataaatttttaatataaactaaaatattaaaatgtttcATACTTATcacttatataaaaatataaacattataataaattgaaaatttgttaaaaaaaatattaataaaaaatataaacaccAATCAATCTTACATTATACATAAACGgaaatgtatttaatttttattgatttttttttttgaaaaaatcttAACTCTAGTAAAATTAGTATCAtcattaaagttttttttttataaaaatttgcatattagacatcactatgcaacttgacatctcagctaggttcacaccttaagtaacaacaatcatatgtcatcacataaaaaaaatattattaaaaaaagaaaaagaaagaaaaaacaaaaatatggggggactagaccaaaacccacatgttaacaaaaatgatacatatgtagactatacctattcataaagaattctaagaacagactagatggaagtctattataccaatggaATGATTATCTATGAATGAAccctaaattagtcaacttatcagcacatgcattccccttacgaaaaatatgagtaaccctaaacttgATTGTCCCAcagaaattaagacaagtatttcatcgattacgaaacattcacggaacattagtcctagcagtaaacgcagtacaaataatcacattcaagtcaAACATTAGTAAGTTCCATCTTTTGAACTTCCTTCCTAACACGTATCATTATATGTTTATAAgtggaaaaataaataaaattcttttgTTACCctcatttattttaataaaacaatttgcttttgcatttatttattttgtttgataTATCAAATGAAACATGGTGAATGGGTGGCACGGACAGTTGATTGGAGAGTAATATGGTTGGTCCTATCCATGTAGGGGCAGGTTGGTCAGTTTAAGGAACATGGGTGCCTACAATGTCTGGTTAGGAAGACCTGTTCACAAGAACAATAGAAAAATGCAGCAACAGAAACAAATTGAAAGAAGATTGGAAGAGACATGTGGACCCCACCACGGAGGAGTTGGAGTGGGGACCACCAGTTGGTGGTATCCGTGGGTGTGTCGGACAAGCCGTATGGTCCTCTTCCGTATAcggtctctctctctctgcgcATTTCGATGACCTCTtcagttatttttaaaaagtagtaGTAAATGCTGTTGCATGCAACCATCTTTTTCTCATTCTTCttacttttcctttttatttttatttttacaagaCCATACTTCAAAATTAACCAAGATTTTATTCTCaccatttaatatttatttatacaaataTATCAATTCTTTTCTTCTGTACACTTCAACGTGATATTAATTACTCGATGCTATATATTAGGTAGATTGAATATTCAACCCTAACTAAaacttcacctcaaagaaaaataatatggCAAGTAATGAGTGTGTGCGTTTGTTTGTTATATGTTTATGGATAACCAACATGTTCATAAAGCtcttttataaacattttttaaataaagaaaaatttgtttatacgtaaattaaaaaataattacatatatatatatatatttacaaattaattttaagttaTGAACAACTTATTTCTTTTACTTTCTTATTTTcctttcataaaatattttttatttaaatatatctaatattactaaaatatcAACATTTTGTGCCAATTACCTAACTTTTTATTAATAGCATTTTGTAGAAAGTACTAAACTTTTTCATAGTGTCATtagtgtaaaaatatattttgaagtcGTAAAAATGACatcaattgataaaaaaatatgtaaaagtgaaaatgatgaaatttcttaaataaattgaaacttATTACATTGGTTATTAATAAAATCAACAGAATACATATCATACTATATTTGGTTGTGTTTTGATGATATAATCAGTAGTGCAGAAAGGCAAAATAACAATGGTTACTTTCAATTTAAAACATGTTTATATAACTGCGATGTGTACTTTTAAATCGAAGAGATAAGAAGACAGCTATTTAGCTGCATTCGTAAATTCGATTTATAAATGCGACTATTTACCAtaaccgcatttataaatcgtATTTAGACGTttatgttagaatgtatggctttaaactagaggggggtgaatggtttaaagagggaatttgaaaacttttaagtcttGAATGAAATTTCTTCGTGAATATCTTGataaagaaatcagtttttcaaaacacaaagctaaaagcacatcaccaacaaaacaatcggttgtttcgcagaaacaatcggttgtttataccagtttacaaatatcaaaactgaatttaaagagttaagggagagagaatgcacacagatgtttatactggttcactataaatcagagctacatctagtcttctcagaaaccactgaagaattccactaagcaatcaaacctagatcacttacaacacaaccaagaaagtgaccttgatcccctcaagacacacacttctcttggccaacacaccaacactaagaatgctgatcttgatcccctcaagaacacacaacacttctcagcaaacacacagaagaaacttgttcaacagatacaaggattacacttgttacagaagtaaatctgaaatcaatacaagcataaatcctatctcacactctttgatcaatctcaatctctaagcaatctcaactctttgaaaatcagAATCTTGTTGTTCTAAAAAGATTGTtatttctcaaatctgttttactgaatttattcaaagatgtttgttatcaaatcttaacaaacttattcattgcatttaaagattggtcaaagcattaaagactgaaGCGTAAATAGttagaatcatttaaagctcagtcaaaacaaaaaccatttttctgttatggtaccaaaaacaatcggttgtttcctcgaatcaatcggttgttttggttttaacagcccaaccatttgaaaaacagttttcaatattttctaaaaacatctaagtataaaacaatcggttgtttcgacaaaacaatcggttgtttttcacttagtttgaaaaacacttttctttaaaagattgagaatgcctatgctttggattcaatctagagtggattacaaaactcaaactaccccagatcttaactaagacagctcagcaacaacaagcacagtcaagccttcaacatccttcaaagggtttgaattcttcaaagcttgaacaccacttagTTCAACAATTTagggtttcttttctttttcgttATTGTTTGAGTTTCTAATCAAAGTTCTCAACTTTGATATTTTCTGAAGAACAAGTCTTTATTTTAGCATTTCTTTTGATCTCTTGGTGCATCCATATCATACATCTTCACATTCTTAGTATTTCATCCCAATCTGAAAACGCAAATAAATTTTTTCCAATGAAACGCAAATACACGACGAAGCAAGGCAACAACAACGACGAGGAAGACATATTATAGAGCAAACAAAAACCTTCCTAATGAAACAGTGACCTTAGCAATGACATAAGACAAAACATAAGAGAAACAGAAAACATACAAAaatcaatggtgaagaagaagagaagaagacaatGCTTACCAATGACACGAAGACAAGACAATgcaaagaagagaggaagaaaagAGGAAGCACAGTTAATGGAGGAAACACAAAAGAGAAACGAAGCGCGAGAGAAATGAGAGTATGAAAACGTAAGTGGCGCACTTCTGAGTTAGggtaaaaaaggttttaagaaggagactatttgtaatagccgcattcgtaaataaagtgcttgatttaagaatgcgactaTTACAAATAGCCACTTTCTTAAATcaagttaatttcaaaaatgtcacCACGTTTTGACGGCTGACCGTAAAAACGCATTAAATAATGGGTCGTTGTTTTAAACTTTTGTACtagtgaatatatatatatatagttgaattaaatttaattaatttaagtagatttatgtttatatttgaattttaattttttaaacactTGTTTGGTATCTTTTTCCCTTCATCGTgacattttctaaaaaaaagattttaatCTCCTCttataaaataacttttgaaGAATATATGGAATCATCTTTGTGAGATACTTTAAGAGTCATTAGATGATTCTTCTCTTGTTTTGGTTCTTATCTTGAAAAGAGGTTTTCAGCGATGAATCTTCTTGCACTTGAGAATAATCTTGAAGGTGACATGTTCTTACTCCATTTTCTTCATTCAATCCAGTTTCTACTTCTTTTAcaacttgtttttgttttcttaccTTGTTTTGTGAATGTCGCAACCAAACCCATATGTTATTCATACTTTTGGCATTAATGATAAAAGGCTTATGAATGTTGAAGAATCAGTGCGTGCTATATTTGATGAATGTAACAATGATGTACAAgtatttagaaattattatgCATGTGATGAATATCTACAAGAAGGTTTCATGAAAAA harbors:
- the LOC137821051 gene encoding serine/threonine/tyrosine-protein kinase HT1-like; this translates as MKNLRWHKQISNSGKLGRRLSLGEYNRAVSWSKYLVSPGAEIKGEGEEEWSADMSQLLIGSKFASGRHSRIYRGVYKQKDVAIKLVSQPEEDEDLAAFLEKQFTSEVSLLLRLGHPNIITFIAACKKPPVFCIITEYLAGGSLGKFLHHQQPEILPHKLVLKLALDIARGMQYLHSQGILHRDLKSENLLLGEDMCVKVADFGISCLESQCGSAKGFTGTYRWMAPEMIKEKHHTKKVDVYSFGIVLWELLTGKTPFDNMTPEQAAFAVSHKNARPPLPCECPWAFSDLINRCWSSNPDKRPHFDEIVSILEFYTESLEQDSEFLSTYKPSPSSSSNTILGCLPKCNARHKFGACKA